The Streptomyces sp. NBC_00691 genome has a segment encoding these proteins:
- a CDS encoding ABC transporter substrate-binding protein: MRAFRAAEAGAAALLALLLLLLTACGSRLPERAFETRPTAHPSGGEPLRVGIITSVTSPVGGQAFTGTRDGARAYFDALNARGGLGGRRVEVETCDDGGSGVGNNACVHRLIDERGVFALVATTALNYAGAPLVSRAGVPDIGGQPLTPAYDTYPHLYGIYGSSAPRTGKEPGWGGLLYGGTEVYRWFEERTGARTAAVVSYNQAASAAYARLVTRGLRAEGYRVVEEQVDFALPNFRAVAADLRAQHVDVLFDALDGHGNVRLCEAMETLGVHVDAKVTNVQNWSSSVARDYARAPGCRDALWVTGASRNHQDTGHPAVREFRAAMGDRPLSQWQLEGWAAAMWFTDAARSCLTGGGADGGGGNGKAGGAGSGGSGGPGSGAGSAGAGGGLTRACVEAYLNRPEPYTARGLLLPVRYERLARPPETRNTCLSVARWQDGRGWVSQGEMTENCATVPQLGYRP; this comes from the coding sequence GTGCGAGCGTTCCGGGCTGCTGAGGCGGGAGCGGCGGCGCTCCTGGCCCTGCTGCTCCTACTCCTCACCGCCTGCGGCAGCCGGCTCCCGGAGCGCGCCTTCGAGACGCGGCCCACCGCCCACCCCTCCGGCGGTGAGCCGCTCCGGGTCGGCATCATCACCAGCGTCACCAGCCCCGTCGGCGGCCAGGCCTTCACGGGCACCCGCGACGGCGCCCGCGCCTACTTCGACGCCCTCAACGCGCGCGGTGGCCTGGGCGGGCGCCGGGTCGAGGTCGAGACCTGCGACGACGGCGGCAGCGGTGTCGGCAACAACGCGTGCGTGCACCGGCTGATCGACGAGCGCGGGGTCTTCGCCCTCGTCGCCACCACCGCCCTGAACTACGCGGGCGCGCCCCTCGTCTCCCGTGCCGGGGTGCCCGACATCGGCGGCCAGCCCCTCACCCCCGCGTACGACACCTATCCGCATCTGTACGGGATCTACGGCAGCTCCGCCCCGCGCACCGGGAAGGAACCCGGCTGGGGCGGGCTCCTGTACGGCGGGACCGAGGTCTACCGCTGGTTCGAGGAGAGGACCGGAGCACGGACCGCCGCCGTCGTCTCCTACAACCAGGCCGCTTCCGCCGCGTACGCCCGGCTGGTCACCCGGGGGCTGCGCGCCGAGGGCTACCGGGTCGTCGAGGAGCAGGTGGACTTCGCCCTGCCCAACTTCCGCGCCGTCGCGGCCGATCTGCGGGCCCAGCACGTCGACGTCCTCTTCGACGCCCTGGACGGCCATGGCAACGTGCGCCTGTGCGAGGCGATGGAGACCCTCGGCGTACACGTCGACGCGAAGGTCACCAACGTGCAGAACTGGTCGTCGTCCGTCGCCCGCGACTACGCCCGCGCTCCCGGCTGCCGGGACGCCCTCTGGGTGACCGGCGCGAGCCGCAACCACCAGGACACCGGGCATCCGGCGGTTCGCGAGTTCCGGGCGGCGATGGGGGACCGGCCGCTGTCGCAGTGGCAGTTGGAGGGATGGGCGGCCGCGATGTGGTTCACCGACGCGGCCCGCTCCTGCCTCACCGGGGGCGGAGCCGACGGCGGGGGAGGGAACGGGAAGGCCGGTGGCGCGGGGAGCGGGGGTTCCGGCGGCCCGGGGAGCGGGGCGGGGAGCGCCGGTGCCGGTGGCGGGCTCACCCGCGCGTGCGTGGAGGCGTACCTGAACCGCCCGGAGCCGTACACCGCGCGCGGGCTGCTGCTCCCGGTCCGCTACGAGCGTCTCGCGCGGCCGCCCGAGACCCGGAACACCTGTCTGTCCGTGGCCCGTTGGCAGGACGGCCGGGGCTGGGTGAGCCAGGGTGAGATGACGGAGAACTGTGCCACCGTGCCCCAGCTCGGCTACCGCCCCTGA
- a CDS encoding ABC transporter permease subunit, with amino-acid sequence MASLTYELTLAGLAVGSAAALTGIGLIVTYRATGVLNLAHGAVAMICAYVLRQLVVVWGWPLPAGALVTLLAVAPGIGLVLELGVFRPLARREANPAQSLVASIGVFVLLVGAAVLLWGPGAQDDVPVLLGDDPWAQLGAVVALACLVGAVTRWTRFGRELRAVIDNRPLAVLSGIDADRVAAAGWAFGSFTAGLTGVLLAPYVRLDPYGMPLLVVEVIAVAVIARMRSLPVAVVAALALGVAQAQLTRLHPEGWAGPLVQAVGANLFVVALLVAALVLPGIGGKGRDALPPPVRPGRVPGAVWLVVGVLFLLPLGFAGSDLHTAIQVPALAVILLSLVVVAGRGGQIALGQAAYAGLGALFTALLAAGGVPGLLALCLAVPLVGAVGLLTGRPAIRRHGLALALVTLATGLAVSRFVLTQPYATAGLSLGRPAGFSDDRAFYALELVVLAGCLALVAALRRGRTGRALAALRDHEPGAEAAGVAVAGLKLLAFVLGAALAALGGGLLGMGLRAFDPEAYDPVRGLLWFAAVLVLGADSLLTPLVAAALLTTLDAGAYAGTAAVTLGLLATLTARIPPLTTLLPRRRRPDTAGPTPTPTPAPTPTGAAVAAAGATAGTALAAARPRPLAPAPAPTPALTPVVPRLHAHGLTLIRPGGVTALDHVTLDLAPSRITALVGPNGAGKSTLFDCLAGTLRPHEGRITLDGTDITHHSAHARTRLGIARTFQRLAVFPSLTVEENVRLGEERGHVRNDPAAVERSLRLLGLAGSVRHAPAADLPTGTLRRVELARALAGQPHTLLLDEPAAGLDATETAALARILAALAADGLTVLVVEHDPDLVADIAHTVHTMEGGRIVS; translated from the coding sequence ATGGCCTCCCTGACGTACGAGTTGACGCTCGCCGGCCTCGCGGTCGGCAGCGCCGCCGCGCTCACCGGCATCGGACTGATCGTCACCTACCGGGCGACCGGCGTCCTGAATCTGGCGCACGGCGCGGTGGCCATGATCTGCGCGTACGTGCTCCGCCAGCTGGTGGTCGTCTGGGGCTGGCCGCTGCCGGCCGGCGCCCTCGTCACCCTTCTCGCCGTCGCCCCCGGCATCGGGCTCGTCCTGGAGCTCGGGGTGTTCCGGCCGCTGGCCCGCCGGGAGGCGAACCCCGCGCAGTCCCTGGTGGCCTCCATCGGCGTCTTCGTGCTGCTCGTGGGCGCGGCGGTGCTGCTCTGGGGCCCGGGGGCCCAGGACGACGTGCCCGTGCTCCTCGGCGACGACCCCTGGGCCCAGCTCGGCGCGGTGGTGGCGCTCGCCTGCCTGGTGGGGGCGGTGACCCGGTGGACCCGGTTCGGCCGGGAGCTGCGGGCCGTGATCGACAACCGGCCGCTCGCGGTCCTCTCGGGGATCGACGCGGACCGGGTCGCGGCGGCCGGCTGGGCCTTCGGCTCCTTCACCGCCGGGCTCACCGGTGTGCTCCTCGCCCCCTACGTACGGCTCGACCCGTACGGGATGCCGCTGCTCGTCGTCGAGGTGATCGCGGTCGCCGTCATCGCCCGGATGCGGTCCCTGCCGGTCGCGGTCGTGGCCGCGCTCGCCCTCGGCGTCGCCCAGGCCCAGCTCACCCGGCTGCACCCGGAGGGCTGGGCGGGACCGCTGGTCCAGGCCGTCGGGGCGAACCTGTTCGTGGTGGCCCTCCTGGTCGCCGCGCTCGTCCTGCCGGGGATCGGCGGCAAGGGCAGGGACGCGCTGCCGCCGCCGGTGCGCCCGGGGCGGGTGCCGGGGGCCGTGTGGCTCGTCGTGGGCGTGCTGTTCCTGCTCCCGCTCGGCTTCGCGGGCTCGGACCTGCACACCGCGATCCAGGTCCCGGCCCTCGCGGTGATCCTGCTGTCCCTGGTCGTGGTGGCGGGGCGGGGCGGCCAGATCGCGCTCGGACAGGCGGCGTACGCGGGCCTGGGCGCCCTGTTCACGGCGCTGCTCGCGGCGGGCGGGGTACCCGGCCTCCTGGCCCTGTGCCTCGCGGTGCCGCTGGTCGGGGCGGTGGGGCTGCTCACGGGCCGGCCGGCGATCCGCCGGCACGGTCTGGCGCTGGCGCTCGTGACGCTGGCGACGGGCCTGGCGGTGAGCCGCTTCGTCCTCACCCAGCCGTACGCGACGGCGGGCCTGTCCCTCGGACGCCCGGCGGGCTTCTCCGACGACCGTGCCTTCTACGCGCTCGAACTCGTCGTCCTCGCGGGATGCCTGGCCCTGGTGGCGGCGCTCCGGCGGGGCCGCACGGGCCGGGCGCTCGCGGCGCTGCGGGACCACGAGCCCGGCGCGGAGGCGGCGGGCGTCGCGGTCGCCGGCCTGAAACTCCTCGCCTTCGTCCTCGGCGCGGCCCTGGCGGCCCTGGGCGGCGGCCTGCTCGGGATGGGCCTGCGCGCCTTCGACCCGGAGGCGTACGACCCCGTCCGCGGCCTGCTGTGGTTCGCCGCGGTCCTGGTCCTGGGCGCGGACAGCCTCCTGACCCCGCTGGTGGCGGCGGCCCTCCTCACGACCCTGGACGCGGGCGCGTACGCGGGCACGGCGGCGGTGACCCTGGGCCTCCTGGCCACCCTGACGGCCAGAATCCCGCCGCTGACCACGCTGCTCCCGCGGCGAAGGCGCCCGGACACGGCGGGCCCGACACCGACACCGACACCGGCGCCGACGCCGACGGGAGCAGCAGTGGCAGCGGCGGGAGCGACGGCGGGAACGGCTCTCGCAGCGGCTCGGCCCCGCCCACTCGCACCCGCACCCGCACCCACACCGGCTCTCACCCCCGTCGTCCCCCGTCTCCACGCCCATGGCCTCACCCTCATCCGCCCCGGAGGGGTCACCGCCCTCGACCACGTCACCCTCGACCTCGCCCCCTCCCGCATCACCGCCCTCGTCGGCCCCAACGGCGCCGGAAAGAGCACCCTCTTCGACTGCCTCGCCGGCACCCTCCGCCCCCACGAGGGCCGGATCACCCTCGACGGCACCGACATCACCCACCACTCGGCCCACGCCCGCACCCGCCTCGGCATCGCCCGCACCTTCCAGCGCCTCGCCGTCTTCCCGTCCCTCACCGTCGAGGAGAACGTCCGCCTCGGCGAGGAGCGGGGCCACGTCCGGAACGACCCCGCCGCGGTCGAGCGGAGCCTCCGTCTCCTCGGCCTCGCCGGATCCGTGCGGCACGCGCCGGCGGCGGACCTGCCCACCGGGACCCTGCGCCGGGTCGAGCTGGCCCGCGCGCTCGCGGGTCAGCCGCACACGCTGCTCCTCGACGAGCCCGCCGCCGGTCTCGACGCCACCGAGACGGCCGCGCTCGCCCGGATCCTCGCCGCGCTCGCCGCGGACGGCCTGACCGTCCTGGTCGTCGAACACGACCCGGATCTCGTCGCGGACATCGCCCACACCGTGCACACCATGGAAGGCGGCCGGATCGTGTCATGA
- a CDS encoding ATP-binding cassette domain-containing protein → MSVEIALRAARVRYGPLEALHGLDLPVPAGTVTVLLGRNGSGRTTALRALAGTVRLSAGRVLWRGADVTRLPAHERARRGLCLVPDLQAVYAGLTVAENLALARPGARPPYPALLPLLERTAGTLSGGERRMLALSRALLPPHARVVLVDEPSLGLAPPVAARTYRELAALAVEGGAAVVLAEQRVPDGLPPGTLVHELRRGSLAFSGERAELG, encoded by the coding sequence ATGAGCGTCGAGATCGCCCTGCGCGCCGCGAGGGTCCGCTACGGCCCCCTGGAGGCCCTGCACGGCCTGGACCTGCCCGTCCCCGCCGGCACGGTCACCGTCCTCCTGGGCCGCAACGGCTCCGGACGGACGACGGCCCTGCGGGCCCTCGCCGGCACCGTACGGCTCTCCGCCGGCCGGGTCCTGTGGCGGGGGGCCGACGTGACCCGACTCCCGGCGCACGAACGGGCCCGCCGCGGGCTCTGTCTCGTACCGGACCTGCAGGCCGTGTACGCGGGCCTCACCGTCGCCGAGAACCTCGCGCTCGCCCGTCCCGGGGCCCGGCCCCCGTACCCCGCGCTCCTGCCCCTCCTGGAGCGCACCGCCGGAACCCTCTCCGGCGGCGAGCGCCGCATGCTGGCCCTCTCCCGCGCTCTGCTCCCGCCCCACGCGCGCGTGGTGCTGGTCGACGAGCCGTCGCTCGGCCTGGCCCCGCCGGTCGCGGCGCGTACGTACCGGGAGCTGGCCGCGCTCGCGGTGGAGGGCGGCGCCGCCGTGGTCCTCGCGGAGCAGCGGGTCCCGGACGGGCTGCCGCCCGGGACCCTCGTGCACGAGCTGCGGCGCGGCTCCCTCGCGTTCAGCGGGGAGCGGGCCGAGCTCGGGTGA
- a CDS encoding LysM peptidoglycan-binding domain-containing protein: MSKIRFWTTGSLVAASAAALLTLAPAPALARDVPAGPRNASAVLRDVAEGLRAAAAVPAYPCAKDQWPWGCVAACESSGNWHINTGNGFYGGLQFWHPTWVEHGGLRYAPRADLATRPQQIAVAEEVLRTQGWEAWPVCSKRYGLSGRAHTVQPGDTLSSIARRFGIKGGWQALYTANRSLIGPNPNRVVVGTMLRIGPL, encoded by the coding sequence ATGTCGAAGATCCGATTTTGGACGACGGGTTCGCTCGTGGCGGCGTCCGCCGCCGCGCTGCTGACCCTGGCCCCGGCACCCGCTCTGGCCCGGGATGTGCCGGCCGGGCCCCGGAACGCGTCCGCCGTCCTCCGGGACGTGGCCGAAGGGCTGCGGGCGGCCGCCGCCGTGCCCGCCTACCCCTGCGCCAAGGACCAGTGGCCCTGGGGCTGCGTCGCCGCCTGCGAGAGCAGCGGGAACTGGCACATCAACACCGGGAACGGCTTCTACGGCGGGCTCCAGTTCTGGCACCCGACCTGGGTCGAGCACGGTGGACTGCGGTACGCGCCCCGCGCCGACCTGGCGACCCGCCCCCAGCAGATCGCCGTCGCGGAGGAGGTGCTCCGCACCCAGGGATGGGAGGCCTGGCCGGTCTGCTCCAAGCGGTACGGGCTGAGCGGGCGCGCCCACACCGTCCAGCCCGGCGACACCCTCAGCTCCATCGCCCGCCGCTTCGGGATCAAGGGCGGCTGGCAGGCGCTGTACACGGCGAACCGGAGCCTCATCGGGCCCAACCCGAACCGGGTCGTCGTCGGGACGATGCTGCGGATCGGCCCGCTGTGA
- the der gene encoding ribosome biogenesis GTPase Der, which yields MNDQHDHGALGDAEYAEFMELASEEGFDAEEVEGAIEEAGHGPLPVLAVVGRPNVGKSTLVNRIIGRREAVVEDKPGVTRDRVTYEAEWAGRRFKIVDTGGWEQDVLGIDASVAAQAEFAIEAADACLFVVDATVGATDTDEAVVKLLRRAGKPVVLAANKVDGQSGEADAATLWSLGLGEPFPVSSLHGRGTGDLLDEVLRKLPEAPEQRFGNAVGGPRRIALIGRPNVGKSSLLNKVANEDRVVVNELAGTTRDPVDELIELGGVTWKFVDTAGIRKKVHLQEGADYYASLRTAAAVEKAEVAVILIDTTDNISVQDQRIITMAVESGRAIVIAYNKWDELDEERRYYLEREIETEMQQVAWAPRVNVSAKTGRHMEKLVPAIETALAGWETRVPTGRLNAFLGEIVAAHPHPIRGGKQPRILFGTQAGTKPPRFVLFASGFLEAGYRRFIERRLREEFGFEGTPIHISVRVREKRGRKK from the coding sequence ATGAACGACCAGCACGACCACGGGGCACTTGGCGACGCCGAGTACGCGGAGTTCATGGAGCTCGCCTCCGAAGAAGGCTTCGACGCCGAAGAGGTCGAGGGCGCGATCGAGGAGGCGGGCCATGGCCCCCTCCCCGTCCTCGCCGTCGTCGGCCGTCCGAACGTCGGCAAGTCGACCCTGGTGAACCGCATCATCGGCCGCCGTGAGGCCGTCGTCGAGGACAAGCCGGGCGTCACCCGCGACCGCGTCACCTACGAGGCCGAATGGGCCGGGCGCCGCTTCAAGATCGTCGACACCGGCGGCTGGGAGCAGGACGTCCTCGGCATCGACGCCTCCGTCGCCGCCCAGGCCGAGTTCGCCATCGAGGCCGCCGACGCCTGTCTCTTCGTCGTGGACGCCACCGTCGGTGCCACCGACACCGACGAGGCCGTCGTCAAGCTGCTGCGCCGCGCCGGCAAGCCGGTCGTCCTGGCCGCCAACAAGGTCGACGGCCAGTCCGGCGAGGCCGACGCGGCCACGCTGTGGTCCCTGGGCCTCGGCGAGCCGTTCCCCGTCTCCTCGCTGCACGGGCGCGGCACCGGCGACCTCCTCGACGAGGTCCTGAGGAAGCTGCCCGAGGCCCCCGAGCAGCGCTTCGGCAACGCCGTCGGCGGACCGCGCCGCATCGCCCTCATCGGCCGCCCGAACGTCGGCAAGTCCTCGCTGCTCAACAAGGTGGCGAACGAGGACCGCGTCGTCGTCAACGAGCTGGCCGGCACCACCCGCGACCCGGTCGACGAGCTGATCGAGCTCGGCGGCGTGACGTGGAAGTTCGTCGACACCGCGGGCATCCGCAAGAAGGTCCACCTCCAGGAGGGCGCGGACTACTACGCCTCCCTGCGGACGGCCGCCGCCGTAGAGAAGGCCGAGGTGGCCGTCATCCTGATCGACACCACCGACAACATCTCGGTCCAGGACCAGCGCATCATCACGATGGCGGTCGAGTCCGGCCGCGCCATCGTCATCGCCTACAACAAGTGGGACGAGCTCGACGAGGAGCGCCGCTACTACCTCGAGCGCGAGATCGAGACCGAGATGCAGCAGGTCGCCTGGGCGCCCCGCGTCAACGTCTCCGCCAAGACCGGCCGCCACATGGAGAAGCTGGTCCCGGCCATCGAGACCGCCCTCGCCGGCTGGGAGACCCGTGTCCCCACCGGCCGGCTCAACGCCTTCCTCGGTGAGATCGTCGCGGCTCACCCGCACCCGATCCGCGGCGGCAAGCAGCCCCGCATCCTCTTCGGCACGCAGGCGGGCACCAAGCCGCCGCGCTTCGTGCTCTTCGCCTCCGGGTTCCTGGAGGCCGGCTACCGCCGCTTCATCGAGCGTCGTCTCCGCGAGGAGTTCGGCTTCGAGGGCACCCCGATCCACATCTCGGTGCGCGTGCGCGAGAAGCGCGGCCGCAAGAAGTAG
- a CDS encoding lysophospholipid acyltransferase family protein, translating to MYGFWKPRVLGAWRVPASGPAILAVNHAHNIDGPMLMGTAPRPVHFLIKKEAFVGPLGSFLEGIGQLKVDRHGTDRAAIGNALGVLEQGGVLGIFPEGTRGDGDFASLRSGLAYFAVRSGAPIVPVAVLGSTERRGRLVKALPPLRGRVDVVFGDAFDAGDGSGRRTRKALDEATVRIQGKLTDHLENARRLTGR from the coding sequence ATGTACGGCTTCTGGAAGCCGCGCGTCCTCGGTGCCTGGCGGGTGCCGGCATCCGGCCCCGCCATCCTCGCCGTGAACCACGCGCACAACATCGACGGCCCCATGCTCATGGGCACCGCGCCGCGCCCCGTGCACTTCCTCATCAAGAAGGAGGCGTTCGTCGGCCCGCTCGGCAGCTTCCTGGAGGGCATCGGGCAGCTCAAGGTGGACCGGCACGGCACCGACCGCGCGGCGATAGGCAACGCCCTGGGCGTCCTGGAGCAGGGCGGCGTCCTCGGGATCTTCCCCGAGGGCACGAGGGGCGACGGCGACTTCGCCTCGCTCCGCTCCGGTCTGGCGTACTTCGCCGTCCGCAGCGGCGCGCCGATCGTCCCGGTGGCCGTCCTGGGAAGCACCGAGCGCCGCGGACGGTTGGTCAAGGCACTGCCTCCGCTGCGCGGCCGCGTCGACGTCGTCTTCGGTGACGCCTTCGACGCGGGCGACGGCTCCGGCCGCCGGACGCGCAAGGCGCTCGACGAGGCCACCGTACGGATCCAGGGGAAGCTCACCGACCACCTGGAAAACGCCAGGCGCCTCACCGGGCGCTGA
- the cmk gene encoding (d)CMP kinase: MESVIVAIDGPSGTGKSSTSKAVAAKLGLSYLDTGAQYRAITWWMISNGVDVHDAEAVANAAAKPVIVSGTDPARPTITVDGADAAGPIRTEEVTSKVSAVSAVPEVRRLITELQRSIARGTEHGIVVEGRDIGTTVLPDADLKIFLTASPEARAARRSGELKGVDVQATKEALVKRDAADSSRKTSPLAKADDAVEVDTTELTLDQVIECVVTLVDEKRGAAK, translated from the coding sequence GTGGAATCCGTGATCGTCGCCATCGACGGGCCCTCCGGCACGGGCAAGTCCAGCACCTCGAAGGCGGTCGCCGCCAAGCTGGGTCTGAGCTACCTGGACACGGGCGCCCAGTACCGGGCGATCACCTGGTGGATGATCAGCAACGGCGTGGACGTCCACGACGCCGAGGCCGTCGCCAACGCCGCCGCCAAGCCGGTCATCGTCTCCGGCACCGACCCGGCGCGGCCCACCATCACCGTCGACGGCGCCGACGCCGCCGGCCCCATCCGTACCGAAGAGGTCACCTCCAAGGTCAGCGCCGTCAGCGCCGTCCCCGAGGTGCGGCGCCTGATCACGGAGCTCCAGCGGTCCATCGCCCGCGGGACCGAGCACGGCATCGTCGTCGAGGGCCGGGACATCGGCACCACCGTCCTGCCCGACGCCGACCTCAAGATCTTCCTCACCGCCTCGCCCGAGGCCCGTGCCGCCCGCCGCTCCGGCGAGCTCAAGGGCGTCGACGTGCAGGCGACGAAGGAGGCCCTGGTCAAGCGGGACGCGGCCGACTCCAGCCGTAAGACCTCGCCGCTCGCCAAGGCGGACGACGCCGTCGAGGTCGACACCACCGAGCTCACCCTCGACCAGGTCATCGAGTGCGTCGTCACCCTGGTGGACGAGAAGCGCGGAGCCGCCAAGTGA
- a CDS encoding prephenate dehydrogenase, which yields MRTALVIGTGLIGTSAAIALAGRGVTVHLRDHDPARASTAAALGAGTDEAPDGPVDLVVVAVPPAHVAATLAEAMTAGLGRGYLDVASVKGGPKRELEALGLDLTAYIGTHPMSGKERSGPLAATADLFEGRPWVLTPTRDTDTEVLNLALELVALCRAVPVVMDADAHDRAVALVSHTPQLVSSMVAARLEEADESAVRLCGQGIRDVTRIAASDPRMWVEILSANPGPVADVLSGVAADLDETVRALRSLQSADEDKRRDGASGVEDVLRRGNAGRSRVPGKHGAAPTTYETVAVLISDQPGELARIFADAGRAGVNIEDVRIEHATGQQAGLVQLMVDPSAVQVLGAALQERGWALRTS from the coding sequence GTGAGAACAGCGCTCGTCATCGGCACCGGACTGATCGGCACCTCCGCCGCGATCGCCCTCGCGGGCCGGGGCGTCACCGTCCACCTGCGCGACCACGACCCGGCGCGGGCCAGCACGGCCGCCGCGCTCGGCGCCGGCACCGACGAGGCGCCCGACGGCCCCGTGGACCTCGTCGTCGTCGCCGTACCCCCGGCCCACGTGGCCGCCACCCTCGCCGAGGCCATGACCGCCGGGCTCGGCCGCGGCTACCTCGACGTGGCGAGCGTCAAGGGCGGCCCCAAGCGCGAGCTGGAGGCACTGGGCCTCGACCTCACCGCGTACATCGGTACGCACCCCATGTCCGGCAAGGAACGCTCGGGGCCGCTCGCCGCGACCGCCGACCTCTTCGAGGGACGCCCCTGGGTGCTCACCCCGACCCGGGACACCGACACCGAGGTGCTCAACCTCGCCCTGGAGCTCGTCGCGCTGTGCCGGGCCGTCCCCGTCGTCATGGACGCCGACGCCCACGACCGCGCGGTCGCCCTGGTCTCCCACACCCCGCAGCTGGTGTCGTCGATGGTCGCCGCACGCCTGGAGGAGGCCGACGAGTCGGCCGTGCGCCTCTGCGGGCAGGGCATCCGCGACGTCACCCGGATCGCGGCCTCGGACCCCCGCATGTGGGTCGAGATCCTCTCCGCGAACCCGGGCCCCGTGGCCGACGTCCTCTCCGGCGTCGCCGCCGACCTCGACGAGACCGTCCGCGCGCTGCGCTCGCTGCAGTCCGCCGACGAGGACAAGCGCCGGGACGGCGCCTCCGGCGTCGAGGACGTGCTGCGCCGCGGCAACGCCGGCCGTTCCCGCGTCCCCGGCAAGCACGGCGCCGCGCCCACGACGTACGAGACGGTCGCCGTCCTCATCAGCGACCAGCCGGGCGAGCTGGCCCGGATCTTCGCCGACGCGGGACGGGCGGGGGTCAACATCGAGGACGTCCGCATCGAGCACGCGACGGGGCAGCAGGCGGGTCTGGTCCAGCTGATGGTGGACCCGTCGGCGGTGCAGGTCCTCGGCGCGGCACTCCAGGAACGCGGCTGGGCCCTGCGGACGAGCTGA
- the aroH gene encoding chorismate mutase — protein MAVRAVRGAVQLERDEAGHMSEQVEELLTAVLERNGLDADDLISIWFTATPDLHSDFPAAAARRIGIVDVPLICAQELDIEGAMPRVVRLLAHVETELPKSRIAHVYLGAAAALRKDIAQ, from the coding sequence GTGGCGGTACGAGCGGTCCGAGGAGCCGTCCAGCTGGAGCGGGACGAGGCCGGACACATGAGCGAGCAGGTCGAAGAGCTGCTCACCGCCGTCCTCGAGCGCAACGGACTCGACGCCGACGACCTCATCAGCATCTGGTTCACGGCCACCCCCGACCTCCACAGCGACTTCCCCGCCGCCGCGGCCCGCCGCATCGGCATCGTCGACGTGCCCCTGATCTGTGCGCAGGAGCTCGACATCGAGGGCGCGATGCCGAGAGTCGTCCGGCTCCTCGCCCACGTCGAGACCGAGCTCCCCAAGTCCCGGATCGCGCACGTCTACCTCGGCGCCGCGGCCGCTCTGCGCAAGGACATCGCCCAGTGA
- a CDS encoding YidB family protein, giving the protein MAEHPGSGDIEPVPNRTKGRTMAGNDLGSLLGSLLGGAGGQGGGSGAGGVLGSLIGALAGGQGAGGASGSGGASNPLGGLLDMLTRSGLTDQTRSWVGTGENQSVSGAQIAEALPDETLRQVAQDAGVSPQEAADQIAQSLPQAVDKLTPTGSLPQGSLEDIIREQRL; this is encoded by the coding sequence GTGGCGGAACACCCCGGTTCGGGTGACATTGAGCCTGTTCCGAACCGGACGAAAGGCAGGACCATGGCGGGAAACGACCTCGGCAGTCTCCTCGGGAGTCTTCTCGGCGGTGCCGGCGGACAAGGCGGCGGCAGCGGCGCCGGCGGCGTCCTCGGCTCTCTGATCGGCGCGCTCGCGGGCGGCCAGGGCGCGGGCGGCGCGAGCGGATCGGGCGGTGCGTCGAACCCGCTCGGCGGACTCCTCGACATGCTCACCAGGTCGGGCCTCACCGACCAGACCCGGTCGTGGGTCGGCACCGGTGAGAACCAGTCCGTCAGCGGCGCCCAGATCGCCGAGGCGCTTCCGGACGAGACCCTGCGGCAGGTCGCCCAGGACGCCGGCGTCAGCCCGCAGGAGGCCGCCGACCAGATCGCGCAGTCGCTGCCGCAGGCCGTCGACAAGCTGACCCCGACCGGCTCGCTGCCCCAGGGATCCCTCGAGGACATCATCCGCGAGCAGCGGCTCTGA
- a CDS encoding DUF952 domain-containing protein — MLLHVVPLADWSAAPDAPYAPASLATEGFVHCSPDEAAALLIADARYRDVPGPLLVLVIDEARLAGEVRWEGSGGTLFPHVYGPIERDAVTSVLEVRRDTDGRARELSPRV; from the coding sequence ATGTTGCTGCACGTCGTACCGCTGGCCGACTGGTCCGCCGCCCCCGATGCCCCGTACGCCCCGGCGTCCCTCGCCACCGAGGGTTTCGTCCACTGCTCGCCGGACGAGGCCGCGGCCCTCCTGATCGCCGACGCCCGCTACCGGGACGTGCCGGGTCCGCTCCTGGTGCTGGTGATCGACGAGGCGCGGCTGGCCGGAGAGGTCCGCTGGGAAGGCTCGGGAGGCACGCTCTTCCCGCATGTGTACGGGCCGATCGAGCGGGACGCGGTCACCTCGGTCCTGGAGGTACGGCGTGACACGGACGGCCGTGCGAGGGAGCTGAGCCCCCGGGTGTAG